In a genomic window of Dyadobacter fermentans DSM 18053:
- the murQ gene encoding N-acetylmuramic acid 6-phosphate etherase — protein sequence MMTTESSSNYNDLEKMSVHEILTSINREDQTVPQAVEKAIPQIEALVEQIVPRMKNGGRLFYIGAGTSGRLGVVDASECPPTFGVPFDLVVGIIAGGDTAIRKAVENAEDDWSQAWVDLAAYMPNANDTLIGIAASGRTPYVIGGLNEARHAGLLTGCVVCNDGSAVAKAAEYPVEIVVGPEFLTGSTRMKSGTAQKLALNMISTSLMIRLGKVKGNKMVDMQLTNEKLVNRALHMIIDELNIPAEEAQSLLDEHGSVRAAIEAARK from the coding sequence ATGATGACTACCGAATCGTCTTCGAACTATAATGACCTCGAAAAAATGAGTGTCCACGAGATACTGACCTCTATCAACCGTGAGGATCAAACCGTGCCTCAGGCCGTTGAAAAAGCCATTCCGCAGATCGAAGCATTGGTAGAGCAAATCGTTCCCAGGATGAAAAACGGCGGCCGCCTGTTTTATATCGGCGCAGGAACGAGCGGTAGATTGGGCGTCGTGGACGCTTCGGAATGCCCGCCGACATTCGGCGTGCCGTTTGATCTGGTGGTAGGCATCATAGCCGGCGGTGATACAGCCATTCGCAAAGCGGTTGAAAATGCGGAAGACGACTGGAGCCAGGCCTGGGTGGACCTCGCGGCCTACATGCCCAATGCAAATGATACATTAATAGGAATAGCAGCGTCCGGCCGCACGCCCTACGTGATCGGTGGTTTGAACGAAGCCCGCCATGCAGGTCTGCTCACCGGCTGCGTGGTGTGCAATGACGGTTCTGCCGTTGCCAAAGCGGCCGAATATCCCGTTGAAATAGTCGTAGGACCGGAATTTTTGACGGGAAGCACCCGGATGAAGTCCGGAACGGCTCAAAAACTGGCTTTGAATATGATTTCAACTTCGCTCATGATCCGCCTCGGGAAGGTGAAGGGGAATAAAATGGTGGATATGCAGCTCACCAATGAAAAACTGGTCAACAGGGCGTTGCACATGATCATTGATGAGCTGAATATCCCGGCCGAAGAGGCGCAATCACTGCTCGACGAGCACGGGAGCGTTCGCGCAGCCATTGAGGCAGCGCGCAAATAG
- a CDS encoding zinc-binding dehydrogenase, translating into MKAAILKNLHEPLVIEDTQKPNPGPGEALVELKAASLNHRDVWIQKGLYPRITTPIIPGSDGAGIVTEVGDGVAKSWIGKEVIINPSQNWGDNPDFYSEDHKILGLPDNGTFAGYVKTEAKYLAEKPAHLSFEEAAALPMGGLTAWRSLITRARFRAGDRVLVTGAGGGVALFVIQFAISSGAEVWVTSGSDQKIQRAIEMGAKGGINYKNPTWFRDLLVKARGPKTGYFNVIIDSAGGPGFAKLIDIAAPGARICFYGGGTGNITDIVPAKVFFKQLNIYGSTMGTEQEFAEMVQFIGEKQIVPIIDKVFPLEEAEQALRYMDSGQQFGKIVLSI; encoded by the coding sequence ATGAAAGCCGCTATTTTAAAAAACCTTCATGAGCCGCTGGTGATTGAAGACACGCAGAAGCCCAATCCGGGCCCGGGTGAGGCGCTTGTTGAGCTTAAAGCCGCGTCGCTCAACCACCGCGACGTTTGGATACAAAAAGGACTTTACCCGCGCATTACCACGCCCATTATCCCCGGTTCGGACGGTGCGGGAATTGTGACGGAGGTGGGTGATGGTGTAGCCAAAAGCTGGATCGGCAAGGAAGTGATCATTAACCCGTCGCAAAACTGGGGCGATAATCCTGATTTTTACAGCGAAGACCATAAAATCCTCGGCCTGCCAGATAATGGGACATTTGCGGGATACGTCAAAACCGAAGCAAAATACCTGGCCGAAAAACCTGCGCATTTGTCGTTCGAAGAAGCGGCTGCATTGCCGATGGGCGGGCTCACGGCCTGGCGGTCGCTCATAACGCGTGCCCGGTTCCGTGCGGGCGACCGTGTGCTCGTAACGGGTGCGGGGGGCGGTGTGGCATTGTTTGTGATCCAGTTTGCGATCTCCTCCGGTGCGGAAGTGTGGGTAACCTCCGGCTCTGATCAGAAAATCCAGCGGGCAATTGAAATGGGTGCCAAAGGCGGCATTAATTATAAAAACCCGACCTGGTTCCGAGACTTGCTCGTGAAAGCGCGCGGACCGAAGACGGGTTACTTCAATGTGATTATCGACAGCGCGGGAGGCCCCGGTTTTGCCAAACTGATCGACATTGCGGCACCGGGTGCGCGCATTTGCTTCTATGGCGGAGGCACGGGCAACATTACTGACATTGTACCTGCGAAAGTGTTTTTCAAACAGCTCAACATATACGGCAGCACGATGGGCACCGAGCAGGAGTTTGCGGAAATGGTGCAGTTTATCGGCGAAAAGCAAATCGTACCGATTATAGACAAGGTGTTTCCGCTGGAAGAAGCCGAGCAGGCGCTGCGCTACATGGATTCGGGCCAGCAGTTTGGCAAGATCGTGCTTTCGATCTGA
- a CDS encoding NIPSNAP family protein, whose translation MSNYRNLNLLFTFLLLMVALSTVAAPPKREFYEIKIYHLKNADQEARVEAFLKDAYVPAAHRAGIKNVGVFKPVKTDTMAGKLIYVLTPLKSLDQLLTLPKTLDKDAAYTSAGKDYIDANYKNAPYARFESIILQAFTDAPVLTKPALTGPKSERVYELRSYEGHTEKIYQNKVKMFNAGGEVPLFKRLGFNAVFYGEVIAGSHMPNLMYMTTFDNKASRDAHWKSFSEDAEWNKLKVNPEYQNNVSKNTSFYLYPTEYSDI comes from the coding sequence ATGTCTAATTACCGAAACCTGAATTTACTTTTCACCTTTTTGCTACTGATGGTTGCATTGAGCACAGTAGCAGCTCCTCCCAAGCGGGAATTTTACGAAATCAAAATCTATCACCTCAAAAATGCCGATCAGGAAGCGCGCGTAGAAGCATTCCTGAAAGACGCCTACGTTCCTGCCGCCCACCGCGCGGGAATCAAAAATGTGGGGGTATTTAAGCCGGTGAAGACCGATACAATGGCCGGAAAGCTGATTTACGTGCTTACGCCTTTGAAATCGCTCGACCAGCTGCTTACACTGCCCAAAACGCTGGACAAAGATGCGGCCTACACTTCGGCGGGGAAGGATTACATTGATGCCAACTACAAAAATGCCCCCTACGCCCGTTTTGAGTCGATTATCCTGCAAGCATTTACTGATGCTCCCGTGCTTACGAAGCCAGCGCTGACCGGCCCAAAAAGCGAGCGCGTGTACGAGTTGCGCAGCTACGAAGGCCACACGGAAAAAATTTACCAGAATAAGGTGAAGATGTTCAATGCGGGCGGAGAAGTTCCGTTGTTCAAGCGCCTGGGTTTCAATGCGGTGTTTTACGGAGAGGTGATCGCCGGCAGCCACATGCCCAACCTGATGTACATGACTACTTTCGACAACAAGGCTTCGCGTGACGCGCACTGGAAATCTTTCAGCGAGGATGCGGAATGGAACAAGCTGAAAGTAAATCCGGAGTATCAGAACAACGTTTCAAAAAACACGAGCTTCTATTTGTATCCCACCGAATATTCGGATATATAG
- a CDS encoding PorP/SprF family type IX secretion system membrane protein — MIKRLLPLFILTLLCLKGWSQDPQFSQFYANPLYLNPALAGGALAPRATINYRNQWPSLSANFVTTSFGADVFLPNVNSGVGVLVTMDSQGLGNLKSTEAALQYSYQIQFNELTSLRLGIQGGIASRTLDYFGLTFGDQYNNGGLTGGPSDDPFAQGGPNVFYADFAAGAMLYSDWYWAGISAHHLNRPDQAFSGLTQARLPVKASLQAGLRIPFAGYTFLGDEIDKEKTISPAIMYKKQGKYDQFDAGMYVTIEPLVVGAWYRGIPFKKYEQNINNHESLIFLAGFRQDKFSIGYSYDLTISTLGAGSGGAHEISLSYVFAPLESKPKRPKTRKRQLSCPKF, encoded by the coding sequence ATGATCAAGCGTTTACTTCCTCTCTTCATACTGACACTGCTTTGCCTGAAAGGTTGGAGCCAGGATCCGCAATTTTCGCAGTTCTATGCCAACCCGTTATACCTGAACCCGGCATTGGCCGGTGGGGCGCTTGCACCGCGTGCAACCATCAATTACCGTAACCAATGGCCTTCACTGTCGGCCAACTTCGTGACCACCTCGTTTGGCGCCGACGTCTTCTTGCCAAATGTTAACAGCGGCGTGGGGGTGCTGGTAACAATGGACAGCCAAGGCCTTGGAAACCTGAAATCGACCGAGGCAGCATTGCAATATTCCTACCAGATCCAGTTCAATGAATTGACTTCGCTCCGCCTGGGTATCCAGGGCGGTATCGCCTCGCGGACGCTCGATTACTTCGGGCTTACATTCGGAGATCAGTATAACAATGGCGGGTTAACCGGCGGGCCTTCCGATGATCCGTTTGCACAAGGCGGCCCCAATGTATTTTATGCCGACTTCGCCGCGGGCGCCATGCTGTATTCGGATTGGTACTGGGCTGGAATTTCGGCACACCACCTCAACCGCCCCGATCAGGCATTCTCGGGCCTGACCCAGGCACGGCTGCCGGTAAAAGCCAGCTTGCAGGCCGGTTTGCGCATTCCATTTGCAGGATACACATTCCTGGGCGACGAAATCGATAAGGAAAAGACCATTTCGCCGGCCATTATGTACAAAAAACAAGGCAAATACGACCAGTTCGATGCCGGTATGTACGTGACCATCGAGCCATTGGTGGTGGGTGCTTGGTACCGCGGGATTCCTTTCAAAAAATACGAACAGAATATCAATAATCACGAATCGCTGATATTCCTGGCCGGTTTCCGTCAGGACAAATTTTCGATCGGTTACAGCTATGATCTCACCATTTCTACTTTGGGTGCAGGCAGCGGCGGCGCCCATGAGATTTCGCTCTCCTATGTATTCGCTCCGCTGGAATCCAAGCCGAAGCGCCCGAAGACACGGAAACGCCAGCTTTCCTGCCCGAAATTTTGA
- a CDS encoding PKD domain-containing protein, translating into MQNPDCEADSTSFRDPVIDAVAWRWNFGDGSATDTRRNPQHSYMAPGTYTVTLVRTLKSGATETVSQPVQIGELPPEFQEWKIDTTICKGDTLILDPYPSGAPSGAKYIWYPKGDTTQTLRVDSSGCYSVEVIMPNGCKIQNRINVKICMEPQAQEGSKWYFGGNAGLDFSNTPPTPLTDGKLNTPEGTSSIANSKGQLLFYSDGIKVWNKNGDEMTCTFGPCAPMKGSPNSTQSVLIVPQPTCRGCEYLYNVFTTTDINGEKLLTVSVVDMRRNNGLGQIIEQNTTLQQPTTERIASVRNDRDSTYWVVSHDYGTNKFRIFHATTGGLVEVSAPELGMAHDSTNKAEGYMKFSSPDSTTGERQLAVVIPGPARNYVELFSFNDSTGTLTYKKTMDLGPAPPIAYGIEFSPSGEKMYISFQSENGTNSLLKQYDLSLPDSLVIETAITIDSSATQKYGALQFGPDGRIYMAIEGSEYLATIGEPEGNSLTGVDYERDGANLGGKKSQLGLPNMVQDFTQESSGPGFEADGFCTNEPTQFQASPMCDPIEDSYSWDFLGNGSFTAPSKTTTATYTYTQPGKYMVAMRATNKCADTTIVREITIYETPANIDLGPDKDTCGAYVPLDMKVNAEVYAWINRGRVVGRGRTYNATSTGRYIAIAFNGPQGDCYAADTIEITLRKPPAFSIGPDTTLCRDSSIVLRVQSDRWIEYKWSTGEDTREVTIGQPGQYSVVVKDRNDCYNSDTIQVGELPSPILGLAPENFICIPDGQSVILDANGQGPYQYLWPHSGDTTRTVTVNQEGKYTVRATNQEGCVTEQTTDVVDKCEPRFFIPDAFTPDGEGHNEILEVFGAYYTNFSMRIYNRWGEVIFATTDIEARWDGTYKGLKVQPGSYPYVVSYEALYYPERNPTVKRGAVMVIR; encoded by the coding sequence ATGCAGAATCCAGATTGCGAAGCCGACTCAACTTCATTCCGGGACCCCGTTATTGACGCTGTCGCCTGGCGATGGAATTTTGGGGACGGAAGCGCGACGGACACCAGGCGAAATCCGCAACATTCCTACATGGCGCCCGGTACTTACACGGTCACCCTGGTAAGAACGCTCAAAAGCGGGGCAACTGAGACAGTTTCACAGCCCGTACAAATCGGCGAGCTCCCTCCCGAATTTCAGGAATGGAAAATCGATACCACCATTTGTAAAGGCGACACGCTGATCCTCGATCCTTATCCCAGCGGAGCGCCAAGCGGCGCCAAATATATCTGGTACCCCAAAGGCGATACTACTCAGACATTAAGGGTCGACAGTTCAGGCTGTTATTCGGTCGAGGTGATTATGCCCAATGGCTGTAAAATCCAGAATCGGATCAATGTCAAGATCTGTATGGAGCCACAGGCGCAGGAAGGTTCCAAGTGGTATTTCGGAGGAAATGCGGGCCTGGATTTTTCCAATACTCCCCCCACACCATTGACGGATGGGAAGCTGAATACACCCGAGGGGACCTCGTCCATTGCCAATTCCAAGGGCCAGTTGCTTTTCTATTCGGACGGCATCAAGGTCTGGAACAAGAACGGGGATGAAATGACGTGCACGTTCGGGCCGTGCGCGCCGATGAAAGGCAGCCCGAATTCCACGCAATCGGTGCTCATTGTGCCCCAGCCCACCTGCCGCGGCTGCGAGTATTTATATAATGTATTCACTACCACCGACATTAATGGAGAAAAGCTGTTGACGGTAAGCGTAGTCGATATGCGCCGGAACAATGGGTTAGGCCAGATTATTGAGCAAAACACAACGCTCCAACAACCTACCACCGAACGCATTGCCTCCGTCCGCAACGACCGAGACAGCACTTACTGGGTTGTTTCGCACGATTACGGCACCAATAAATTCCGCATTTTCCATGCTACTACGGGCGGGCTCGTCGAAGTAAGCGCACCCGAGCTGGGCATGGCGCACGATAGCACGAATAAAGCCGAGGGCTACATGAAATTCTCGTCGCCGGATAGCACCACAGGCGAGCGCCAACTGGCTGTGGTAATTCCCGGCCCGGCACGCAATTATGTGGAGCTGTTTAGTTTCAACGACTCCACGGGCACGTTGACCTACAAAAAAACGATGGACCTCGGCCCCGCGCCGCCCATTGCCTACGGGATCGAATTCTCCCCGAGTGGCGAAAAAATGTACATTTCGTTTCAGAGCGAGAACGGTACAAACTCCCTTTTGAAACAATACGACCTCTCATTGCCCGATAGTCTGGTCATAGAAACGGCCATTACCATCGACAGTTCCGCCACCCAGAAATACGGCGCATTGCAGTTCGGGCCGGATGGCCGTATTTACATGGCCATCGAGGGCAGCGAGTACCTGGCAACGATCGGCGAGCCGGAAGGAAACTCATTAACAGGCGTCGACTACGAGCGCGACGGAGCCAATCTGGGCGGTAAAAAGAGCCAGCTTGGGCTACCGAACATGGTGCAGGACTTCACGCAGGAATCCTCCGGGCCTGGATTTGAGGCCGACGGATTTTGTACGAATGAACCCACGCAGTTCCAGGCCAGCCCTATGTGTGATCCGATAGAAGATAGCTACTCGTGGGACTTCCTCGGTAATGGGTCGTTTACAGCTCCTTCCAAAACGACGACCGCGACGTACACTTACACCCAGCCCGGCAAGTACATGGTAGCCATGCGCGCTACCAACAAATGTGCCGACACGACGATCGTGCGGGAGATCACCATTTACGAAACGCCAGCCAACATCGACCTAGGACCCGATAAGGACACTTGCGGGGCCTATGTGCCGCTGGATATGAAAGTGAATGCGGAAGTGTATGCGTGGATCAACCGCGGACGCGTCGTAGGCCGTGGACGGACTTATAATGCCACTTCAACCGGCCGCTACATTGCCATCGCATTCAACGGCCCGCAGGGAGATTGCTACGCAGCAGACACCATCGAAATCACATTGCGCAAGCCGCCGGCCTTCTCCATCGGCCCGGATACGACATTGTGCCGCGACAGCTCCATTGTTCTGCGCGTACAAAGCGACCGCTGGATCGAATACAAATGGAGCACAGGGGAAGACACCCGTGAAGTGACCATTGGTCAGCCCGGGCAATATAGCGTAGTAGTGAAAGATCGCAACGATTGCTACAATTCGGACACCATTCAGGTAGGCGAGCTGCCTTCGCCAATCCTCGGCCTGGCACCCGAAAACTTCATTTGTATTCCGGATGGCCAATCTGTCATTCTCGATGCCAACGGGCAAGGGCCGTATCAATACCTGTGGCCGCACTCCGGCGATACCACGCGGACGGTTACCGTCAACCAGGAAGGGAAATATACCGTGCGAGCCACGAATCAGGAGGGCTGCGTGACGGAACAAACTACCGACGTGGTCGATAAATGCGAGCCGCGGTTCTTCATTCCAGATGCATTCACGCCCGACGGAGAAGGCCACAACGAGATCCTTGAAGTTTTCGGCGCTTACTATACCAACTTCTCTATGCGGATTTATAACCGTTGGGGCGAAGTTATTTTCGCTACTACCGACATAGAAGCGCGTTGGGACGGAACATACAAGGGTTTGAAAGTACAGCCGGGCAGCTATCCGTATGTTGTTTCCTACGAAGCCCTTTATTATCCCGAACGCAACCCTACCGTGAAGCGCGGGGCGGTGATGGTGATCCGGTAA
- the ruvB gene encoding Holliday junction branch migration DNA helicase RuvB: MRQDYLSGDKENLSNTDKDIERALRPLSFEDFTGQDKILENLRIFVQAARQRGDALDHVLLHGPPGLGKTTLSNIIANELGSGIKITSGPVLDKPSDLAGLLTNLQEHDVLFIDEIHRLNPIVEEYLYSAMEDYKIDIMLDSGPNARSIQIGLNPFTLIGATTRAGMLTSPLRARFGINARLEYYDAQLLSSILKRSASILGTPLEEDAAFEIARRSRGTPRIANNLLRRTRDFAQVKGNGRITVAIAEMALQALDVDQNGLDEMDNRILSTIIQKFKGGPVGLSTIATACGEEADTIEEVYEPFLIQEGYIKRTSRGREVTEKAFRHLGILPRHRSGELF; the protein is encoded by the coding sequence ATGCGCCAGGATTATCTGTCCGGAGATAAAGAAAACCTTTCCAATACCGACAAAGACATTGAACGTGCCTTGCGGCCTTTGTCTTTTGAAGATTTTACCGGGCAGGACAAAATTCTTGAAAACCTGAGAATATTCGTGCAGGCCGCACGCCAGCGCGGCGATGCTCTGGACCACGTGCTGCTGCATGGCCCTCCGGGATTAGGCAAAACGACTTTGTCGAACATCATTGCCAACGAGCTCGGCTCAGGTATTAAAATCACCTCCGGCCCGGTACTCGACAAGCCCAGCGACCTGGCCGGGCTACTCACCAATTTGCAGGAGCACGACGTCCTTTTCATCGACGAAATCCACCGCTTGAACCCCATTGTCGAAGAATACCTCTACTCCGCGATGGAAGATTATAAAATCGACATTATGCTCGATAGCGGCCCGAATGCCCGCAGCATCCAGATCGGCCTGAACCCGTTCACGCTTATCGGCGCCACTACGCGGGCGGGTATGCTCACATCGCCCTTGCGCGCGAGGTTCGGGATCAATGCGCGGCTGGAATATTATGATGCGCAGTTGCTGTCGTCCATTCTGAAACGCTCTGCCTCCATCCTTGGAACGCCGCTGGAAGAAGACGCGGCATTCGAAATAGCCCGCCGGAGCCGCGGTACGCCGCGTATTGCCAATAATTTGCTGAGAAGGACCCGCGATTTTGCCCAGGTGAAAGGTAATGGGCGCATTACCGTAGCCATTGCCGAAATGGCATTACAAGCATTGGACGTGGACCAAAACGGCCTGGACGAAATGGACAACCGCATTCTCAGCACCATTATTCAGAAGTTCAAAGGCGGGCCGGTGGGCTTATCTACCATTGCTACGGCTTGCGGCGAGGAAGCCGACACCATCGAGGAAGTTTACGAGCCGTTCCTCATTCAGGAAGGTTATATCAAACGCACCTCACGTGGCCGTGAAGTGACGGAAAAGGCATTCAGGCACCTTGGAATCCTGCCTCGCCACCGCTCTGGCGAACTGTTCTGA
- a CDS encoding (deoxy)nucleoside triphosphate pyrophosphohydrolase — MIEVLVSEKLVVRVPCAVIEHDGKVLAGQRSAALSFPLQWEFPGGKLEKGETDEQALSREIMEELNVAVEIVDKLPETSKDQGWREIVLVPFVCKVETTDFILTEHEQILWLKAADLPTLDWTEADLNVIQNYYDYLAAKG; from the coding sequence ATGATCGAAGTACTGGTTTCCGAAAAGTTGGTTGTGAGAGTGCCTTGTGCTGTGATTGAACATGATGGAAAAGTACTCGCCGGGCAGCGCAGCGCGGCATTGTCCTTCCCCCTCCAATGGGAATTCCCCGGCGGAAAGCTCGAAAAAGGCGAAACAGACGAACAGGCATTATCCCGTGAGATCATGGAAGAACTCAATGTGGCCGTCGAGATCGTCGACAAGCTTCCTGAAACTTCCAAAGACCAGGGCTGGCGTGAAATCGTGCTCGTACCGTTCGTGTGCAAGGTGGAAACCACCGATTTTATATTAACCGAGCACGAGCAAATCCTCTGGCTCAAAGCCGCAGACCTCCCTACCCTCGATTGGACCGAGGCCGACCTGAACGTGATCCAGAACTACTACGATTACCTAGCGGCTAAAGGTTAA
- a CDS encoding dihydroorotase, which produces MTTLIVNAQVVNENQVQYLDVIIENGHIKKIGSDLQHTPADRVIDAKGLYLMPGVIDDQVHFREPGLTHKANIYTESKAAVAGGVTSFMEMPNTVPNTLTQLLLEDKYQIGANTSLANYSFFMGASNDNYDEVMRTDPTKVCGIKIFMGSSTGNMLVDAPEVLEKLFANAPCIIATHCEDEPTVKARLALFKEKYGDDVPYDIHALIRNEEACLKSSTFASSLAHKHGTRLHILHISTGDEVHLFEVGNRSNGKIVLANGQPKLVTAEACVHHLWFDAEDYRKLGNEIKCNPAIKAPHHKEKILQAVLDNRIDVIATDHAPHTIEEKAQHYWQAPSGLPLVQHTLNVMLELSREGKISIDRVAEKMSHAVADLFDISGRGYIREGYWADLILVDLNATTQVEKANIYSKCGWSPFEGTEFHSRITHTFVSGHLVYENGEFDETVKGKRLTFSR; this is translated from the coding sequence ATGACAACGCTGATCGTAAATGCCCAGGTCGTAAATGAAAACCAGGTTCAGTATTTAGACGTAATAATTGAAAATGGTCACATTAAAAAAATCGGAAGCGACTTGCAGCACACGCCAGCCGACCGGGTGATCGACGCGAAAGGGCTTTATCTGATGCCGGGCGTGATCGACGACCAGGTGCATTTCCGCGAGCCGGGCCTCACACACAAGGCGAATATTTACACAGAATCCAAAGCGGCCGTTGCCGGAGGGGTTACTTCCTTTATGGAAATGCCCAACACCGTGCCCAACACGCTCACGCAGCTGTTGCTCGAAGACAAATACCAGATCGGGGCCAACACGTCGCTGGCCAACTACTCGTTTTTCATGGGCGCTTCGAACGACAATTACGACGAGGTCATGCGTACCGATCCTACGAAGGTTTGCGGGATCAAGATATTCATGGGGTCTTCTACGGGAAATATGCTCGTGGACGCGCCGGAGGTTTTGGAAAAACTGTTTGCCAATGCACCCTGCATTATCGCCACGCATTGCGAGGACGAGCCGACGGTGAAGGCCAGATTAGCCCTTTTCAAAGAAAAATACGGCGATGACGTGCCCTACGACATTCACGCATTGATCCGCAATGAGGAAGCTTGCCTCAAATCATCCACATTCGCCAGTTCGCTCGCGCATAAACACGGCACGAGACTGCACATTCTGCACATTTCGACGGGTGATGAAGTTCATCTGTTCGAAGTAGGAAACCGGAGCAATGGTAAGATCGTGCTCGCCAACGGTCAGCCCAAACTGGTTACCGCCGAGGCCTGCGTGCACCATTTGTGGTTTGATGCGGAAGATTACCGGAAATTAGGTAATGAGATCAAATGCAACCCGGCGATCAAAGCGCCACACCACAAAGAAAAAATCTTGCAAGCGGTGCTCGACAATCGCATTGACGTCATTGCAACCGACCATGCGCCGCACACCATCGAGGAAAAGGCGCAGCATTACTGGCAGGCACCATCCGGCTTGCCGCTCGTTCAGCATACGTTGAACGTAATGTTGGAATTAAGCAGAGAAGGCAAGATCTCCATCGACCGCGTGGCCGAAAAAATGAGCCACGCCGTGGCCGATCTTTTCGATATCAGCGGACGTGGTTATATTCGGGAAGGGTATTGGGCAGACCTGATCCTGGTGGACCTGAATGCAACGACGCAGGTAGAAAAGGCCAATATTTACTCCAAATGCGGCTGGTCGCCTTTTGAAGGCACGGAGTTCCACTCACGCATTACCCATACGTTCGTATCGGGGCACCTCGTTTATGAGAATGGAGAATTTGATGAAACGGTGAAAGGAAAGCGCTTAACCTTTAGCCGCTAG
- a CDS encoding ComF family protein: protein MNLKHLLRDFLDLLFPRCCEACDQPLQGNEACICTLCRISLPRVGIGGLHSETLQFKFVNLPEVMSAYSFLIFTKKSKVQKLLHALKYKGDQQVGTLLGQMFGQELNAAGHLPDAEIILSIPLHTKKRKQRGYNQSDLLAEGFSNATGIPWSGTMLERVRYTETQTGKTKLERRENVQGVFSVKPGFSPQSVILIDDVLTTGATLEECARTLLAAGCKQFHILTIALAQH, encoded by the coding sequence ATGAACCTGAAACACCTCCTCCGCGATTTCCTCGACTTGCTCTTCCCGCGCTGCTGTGAGGCCTGCGACCAGCCGCTGCAAGGTAACGAAGCCTGCATTTGCACATTGTGCCGCATATCACTGCCGCGCGTAGGCATTGGCGGGCTGCATAGCGAAACCTTGCAGTTCAAGTTCGTAAACCTGCCGGAAGTGATGTCGGCCTATTCATTTTTGATATTTACTAAAAAAAGCAAAGTACAAAAGCTGCTGCACGCGCTGAAATACAAAGGCGATCAGCAAGTAGGAACGCTGCTTGGACAAATGTTCGGCCAGGAACTTAATGCGGCAGGCCATTTACCCGACGCCGAGATCATACTCAGCATTCCGCTGCATACTAAAAAACGCAAACAGCGCGGCTATAATCAGAGTGACCTGCTTGCCGAAGGCTTTTCCAACGCCACCGGCATTCCGTGGTCTGGCACGATGCTCGAACGGGTCCGCTACACCGAAACGCAAACAGGCAAAACCAAACTCGAAAGAAGGGAAAATGTACAGGGTGTATTTTCAGTAAAACCGGGCTTTTCGCCCCAGAGCGTGATCCTGATCGACGATGTGCTCACCACCGGTGCTACATTGGAAGAATGCGCACGCACATTGTTAGCCGCCGGATGCAAGCAGTTCCATATCCTCACCATCGCATTGGCACAGCATTGA